One genomic segment of Acinetobacter oleivorans DR1 includes these proteins:
- a CDS encoding OprD family outer membrane porin: MLNAQKLTLAVLISAAIISSAQASEQSEAKGFVEDANGSILFRTGYIQRDKKNGVEDDSSFAQTAIVTLDSGFTKGIVGFGVGAVGDFSFKIGANNNNGNQMIPRYNGVRENPYDQWTRGGGSVKARFSNTTVRYGTQVLDLPVLASNTARLVPEYFTGTLLTSHEIKDLEVVAGKFTKNQYSDQIATDQNGLDSAIVWGAKYKFDDQLNGSYYGVDVKDKLDRHYVNVNYKQLLANDSSLTYDFSGYHTKFDKNASLSYATGPAGEDKTNNIWAVSGTYATGPHSVMLAYQQNSGNIGYNYGANQDGGQSVYLPNSYLSDFIGNDEKSAQIQYSLDFGKLGVLPGLNWTTAYVYGWDIKTSNGADDSSESEFFNQVKYTVQSGFAKGSSLRLRNSIYRADNAYTADYMPDTNEWRIFLDIPVKLF, encoded by the coding sequence ATGCTAAATGCACAAAAACTTACATTAGCAGTTCTCATTTCTGCGGCAATAATTTCCTCAGCTCAGGCAAGCGAGCAAAGTGAGGCAAAAGGATTTGTTGAAGATGCGAACGGTTCTATTCTCTTCCGTACAGGTTATATTCAACGTGACAAAAAAAATGGCGTTGAAGATGACAGTTCATTTGCTCAAACAGCAATCGTTACACTAGATTCCGGTTTTACTAAAGGTATCGTTGGTTTCGGTGTAGGCGCTGTTGGTGATTTTTCATTCAAAATCGGTGCAAATAACAATAACGGCAACCAAATGATTCCTCGTTACAATGGTGTACGTGAAAACCCGTACGATCAATGGACACGTGGTGGCGGTAGCGTAAAAGCTCGCTTCTCGAATACAACAGTACGTTACGGTACACAAGTACTTGATTTGCCTGTTCTTGCAAGCAACACTGCACGTTTGGTGCCTGAATATTTCACTGGTACTTTGTTAACTAGCCATGAAATTAAAGACTTAGAAGTGGTTGCTGGTAAATTTACTAAAAACCAATATTCTGACCAAATTGCAACTGACCAAAATGGTTTAGATAGCGCAATTGTTTGGGGTGCAAAATATAAGTTTGATGATCAACTCAATGGCTCTTACTATGGCGTTGATGTAAAAGACAAACTTGATCGTCATTATGTGAATGTGAACTACAAGCAACTCCTTGCTAATGACAGCTCACTTACTTATGACTTCAGTGGTTATCATACTAAATTTGATAAAAACGCTTCATTGTCATACGCAACTGGCCCAGCTGGTGAAGACAAAACCAATAATATTTGGGCAGTTTCAGGAACTTATGCGACTGGTCCACATAGTGTGATGTTAGCTTACCAACAAAACAGTGGTAACATTGGCTATAACTATGGTGCGAACCAAGACGGCGGTCAAAGTGTCTATTTGCCAAACTCTTATTTGTCTGACTTCATTGGTAATGATGAAAAATCTGCACAAATCCAATATAGCCTCGACTTTGGCAAGTTAGGTGTATTACCAGGTCTAAACTGGACTACAGCTTATGTATATGGTTGGGATATCAAAACATCTAACGGTGCAGATGATTCAAGCGAAAGCGAATTCTTCAACCAAGTAAAATACACAGTTCAAAGTGGTTTTGCTAAAGGTTCAAGCTTACGTTTACGTAATTCGATCTACCGTGCAGATAACGCTTATACTGCAGACTATATGCCTGACACTAATGAATGGCGTATCTTCCTTGATATTCCTGTGAAATTATTCTAA
- the niaP gene encoding niacin transporter NiaP has product MDLISRIQNLPIGKFHYTLLWVVGLGWMFDAMDTGIIAFIMTTLVKDWALTPAESGWIVSIGFVGMAIGAVCSGALADRFGRKTIFATTMAIYSIATALCAFAPDLKWLLIFRFIVGVGLGGQLPVAVTLVSEYIPAHVRGRFIVLLESFWGLGWLVAALISYFIIPKFGWHIAFLMGGLPLIYILVIWKKLPESIPYLINRGRIEEAHALVQKLEAQAGVQIVHHIEVMPVAIRQKVSFKQLWSGPFARRSLMLWLIWFGIVYSYYGIFTWLPSLLVKQGYDIVKSFEYVLLMILAQLPGYLAAAWFVERLGRKITLASFIGFCALSAYFFGQADSVNSIMFWGCLMSFFNLGAWGVLYTYTPEQYPANIRAFGSGWASAMGRLGGILAPIVVTHMMVAKNGFSHVFMMFTVVLLLVAAVILILGEETQGKRLESIGL; this is encoded by the coding sequence ATGGACCTGATTTCACGTATACAAAATCTTCCAATTGGCAAATTTCACTACACATTATTGTGGGTGGTTGGGCTAGGTTGGATGTTTGATGCGATGGACACAGGAATCATTGCTTTTATCATGACAACCTTAGTCAAAGACTGGGCGCTAACTCCCGCCGAAAGTGGCTGGATTGTGAGTATTGGCTTTGTAGGAATGGCGATTGGAGCAGTTTGCTCGGGGGCTTTAGCAGACCGTTTTGGCCGTAAGACAATATTTGCGACCACCATGGCAATTTATAGTATTGCGACTGCCTTATGTGCGTTTGCGCCAGATTTAAAGTGGTTATTAATTTTTCGTTTTATTGTTGGCGTTGGTCTTGGTGGACAGTTGCCTGTTGCGGTGACATTGGTGAGTGAATATATACCCGCACATGTACGTGGTCGTTTTATTGTACTCCTTGAAAGTTTTTGGGGTTTAGGCTGGTTAGTTGCTGCATTAATTTCTTATTTTATTATTCCTAAGTTTGGTTGGCATATTGCATTTCTGATGGGCGGCCTCCCTCTAATTTATATTTTAGTGATTTGGAAAAAACTTCCTGAGTCGATACCGTACCTGATTAATCGTGGTCGTATTGAAGAAGCACATGCTTTAGTTCAAAAATTAGAGGCTCAAGCTGGTGTTCAAATTGTTCATCATATTGAAGTCATGCCTGTAGCTATACGACAAAAGGTTTCTTTTAAACAACTTTGGAGTGGTCCTTTTGCACGCCGTAGTTTAATGCTCTGGCTCATTTGGTTTGGGATTGTGTATTCCTACTACGGTATTTTTACTTGGTTACCGAGTTTATTGGTGAAACAAGGCTATGACATTGTTAAATCTTTTGAATATGTTCTTCTTATGATTTTGGCACAGCTACCAGGTTACTTGGCAGCTGCATGGTTTGTAGAACGCTTGGGAAGAAAGATTACACTGGCTTCTTTTATTGGCTTTTGTGCATTGTCTGCATATTTCTTTGGACAAGCTGATAGTGTGAACAGCATTATGTTTTGGGGCTGTCTCATGTCTTTCTTTAATTTAGGAGCATGGGGAGTGTTATATACCTATACGCCAGAGCAATATCCAGCCAATATTCGAGCTTTTGGTTCTGGTTGGGCTTCGGCAATGGGGCGCTTAGGCGGGATTTTGGCGCCGATCGTTGTCACACATATGATGGTGGCTAAGAATGGATTTAGCCACGTTTTTATGATGTTTACAGTTGTTTTGCTTTTGGTTGCTGCTGTAATTTTGATATTGGGTGAAGAAACCCAAGGGAAAAGATTAGAGTCGATCGGGCTTTAG
- a CDS encoding long-chain-fatty-acid--CoA ligase gives MEKIWFAEYQKTGIPETVALPAENTSLVDIFESNFQKFGSRDAFIFMDKAMSFNELELASRKFATYLQNLGLAKGTRVAVMMPNVLQYPVVALAVLRAGLVLVNVNPLYTARELEHQLNDSGAEVLVIIENFASVYQSILGKTPVKHVVVASVGDMLGTLKGTLVNFVLRKVRKQIPAWNIPGHVKFNSALNKENASNYKRPTLTLSDTAVLQYTGGTTGVSKGAELTHRNLVANLLQCDGIFQSKFGANDGAKGDRIVCALPLYHIFAFMVCAMYGMYKGQANILIPNPRDLPAVINELRKYQPSFFPAVNTLFNALVNNEEFKQLDHSNLKMAMGGGMAVLPSTAEAWKKITGTTIIEGYGLSETSPVATANPPASTEFSGTIGIPLPLTEVAILDDDGKEVALGEQGEISIRGPQVMKGYWNRPDETAKVMTADGFFRTGDIGVMDSRGYTKIVDRKKDMILVSGFNVYPSEIEEVIAKHPKVLEVAAIGVPDEKSGEVPKLFIVKKDQSLTTEEVLSFAKENLTGYKRPRYVEFMDELPKSNVGKILRKDLRKPA, from the coding sequence ATGGAAAAAATTTGGTTTGCAGAATACCAAAAAACAGGGATTCCAGAAACAGTAGCATTGCCTGCGGAAAATACTTCACTTGTTGATATTTTTGAGAGTAATTTCCAAAAATTTGGTTCTCGCGATGCCTTTATCTTTATGGATAAAGCGATGTCATTTAATGAGTTAGAGCTTGCAAGCCGTAAGTTCGCGACCTATTTGCAAAATTTGGGGTTAGCAAAAGGAACTCGTGTGGCAGTGATGATGCCGAATGTATTGCAGTATCCTGTAGTTGCATTAGCTGTGTTACGTGCAGGTTTGGTGTTAGTAAACGTTAACCCACTTTATACTGCGCGTGAACTTGAGCATCAATTAAATGACTCAGGTGCAGAAGTCCTTGTGATTATCGAAAACTTTGCCAGTGTTTACCAAAGCATTTTAGGTAAAACTCCAGTGAAGCATGTTGTAGTTGCATCAGTAGGAGACATGCTCGGTACACTCAAAGGTACTCTGGTGAATTTTGTACTACGTAAAGTACGTAAACAAATTCCAGCTTGGAATATTCCAGGGCACGTTAAATTTAACTCAGCATTAAATAAAGAAAATGCGAGTAATTATAAGCGTCCGACTTTAACTTTAAGTGATACTGCTGTACTTCAATACACTGGTGGTACAACAGGCGTTTCAAAAGGTGCAGAGCTTACTCATCGTAATCTTGTAGCAAACTTACTTCAGTGTGATGGTATTTTCCAAAGTAAATTTGGAGCAAATGATGGCGCTAAAGGCGACCGTATTGTTTGTGCATTACCGCTTTATCATATTTTTGCGTTCATGGTTTGCGCGATGTACGGTATGTATAAAGGTCAGGCAAATATCTTGATTCCGAACCCTCGTGATTTACCAGCTGTTATTAACGAATTACGTAAATATCAACCATCATTCTTCCCAGCGGTAAACACATTGTTTAATGCTTTAGTGAACAATGAAGAATTCAAACAACTTGACCATAGCAATTTAAAAATGGCGATGGGCGGTGGTATGGCCGTTTTACCTTCTACAGCAGAAGCGTGGAAGAAAATTACTGGTACAACCATTATTGAAGGTTATGGCTTGTCAGAAACTTCACCGGTAGCAACTGCAAATCCACCTGCTTCTACTGAATTTAGCGGCACTATTGGTATTCCGTTACCTTTAACTGAAGTTGCTATTTTAGATGATGATGGTAAAGAAGTTGCTTTAGGTGAACAAGGCGAAATCTCGATTCGTGGTCCTCAAGTGATGAAGGGTTACTGGAATCGTCCTGATGAGACAGCTAAAGTCATGACAGCAGATGGTTTCTTCCGTACGGGTGACATCGGCGTGATGGATAGTCGTGGATATACAAAAATTGTAGACCGTAAAAAGGATATGATTTTGGTTTCTGGCTTTAACGTTTACCCAAGTGAAATCGAAGAAGTTATTGCTAAACATCCAAAAGTATTGGAAGTTGCAGCGATTGGTGTTCCAGATGAAAAATCAGGTGAAGTGCCAAAACTCTTTATTGTGAAAAAAGATCAAAGCTTAACGACTGAAGAAGTTTTGAGCTTCGCTAAAGAAAACTTAACAGGCTATAAACGCCCTCGTTATGTTGAGTTTATGGATGAATTACCAAAATCAAATGTAGGCAAAATTTTACGGAAAGACTTACGTAAACCAGCCTAA
- the parC gene encoding DNA topoisomerase IV subunit A: MTSLAHQATENRSVAEFTEQAYLNYAMYVIMDRALPHISDGLKPVQRRIVYAMSELGLKNSGKPKKSARTVGDVLGKYHPHGDSACYEAMVLMAQPFSYRYPLIEGQGNWGAPDDPKSFAAMRYTEAKLSAYSELLLNELGQGTTDWQDNFDGSLKEPITLPARIPNILLNGTTGIAVGMATDIPPHNLREVIKGTIALIRNPQTSDEKLAEYIPGPDLPTKAEIITPPEELLKIQTTGRGSYRMRAVYTIEKNEIVITELPYQVSGSKVITQIADQMQAKKLPLVVDIRDESDHANPTRLVIVLRSNRIDAEAVMSHLFATTDLESSYRVNLNMIGEDGRPQVKSIRRILLEWIEIRKKTVTRRLEYHLNRIEKRLHILAGLLIAYLDIDTVIRIIREEDQPKPVLMEHFNIDEIQAEAILELKLRHLAKLEEMEIRHEQDELAAKAAIIREQLENPESLKNLIIGELKEDAKKFGDERRSPIVVRAEAVQIKEQDLMPAEAVTVVLSEAGWIRAAKGADVDAENLNYRAGDQYLSHAVGKTNQRIYFLDETGRSYALPISSLPSARGLGEPLSSKLAPASGVSFIQVYLEDEESELIAASTSGYGFKTQTKQLDTNAKAGKTFLSVPEKSKALPLISAQNMTHLAVLSSAGRLLIIDLAELPNLNKGKGNKLIQLDAKEQILSMTTLNLDEIIQVVAGQQHLKLKGDDLQKYMGKRASKGQLLPRGYQKANKLLIQR, from the coding sequence ATGACCAGCCTTGCGCATCAAGCGACAGAAAACCGCTCTGTAGCCGAATTTACTGAACAGGCTTACTTGAATTATGCCATGTACGTCATTATGGACCGTGCATTGCCGCATATCAGTGATGGCTTAAAGCCTGTACAGCGCCGTATTGTCTATGCCATGAGCGAGCTAGGCTTAAAAAATAGCGGCAAGCCAAAAAAATCAGCGCGTACAGTAGGTGATGTGCTCGGTAAGTATCATCCTCATGGTGACTCGGCATGTTATGAAGCGATGGTATTGATGGCTCAGCCATTTAGTTATCGTTATCCTTTAATTGAAGGACAAGGTAACTGGGGGGCACCAGATGATCCTAAGTCATTTGCTGCGATGCGTTATACCGAAGCAAAACTTTCTGCCTACAGTGAGTTGTTATTAAATGAGTTAGGTCAGGGCACAACTGACTGGCAAGATAACTTTGATGGTTCATTAAAAGAACCTATTACGTTGCCAGCGCGTATTCCTAATATTCTACTCAACGGTACAACCGGTATTGCCGTTGGTATGGCGACAGATATTCCTCCACATAATTTACGTGAAGTGATTAAAGGAACGATTGCCTTAATTCGTAACCCGCAAACTTCAGATGAAAAATTGGCTGAATATATTCCAGGGCCAGATTTACCAACAAAAGCTGAAATTATTACTCCGCCAGAAGAATTACTCAAAATCCAGACCACTGGTCGTGGCAGTTACCGCATGCGAGCGGTTTATACCATCGAAAAAAATGAAATCGTGATTACTGAACTGCCTTATCAAGTATCGGGCTCTAAGGTGATTACTCAAATTGCCGACCAAATGCAGGCCAAAAAGCTGCCATTAGTTGTTGATATTCGTGACGAGTCGGATCATGCAAACCCAACACGCTTAGTGATTGTACTGCGCTCTAACCGTATTGATGCAGAAGCGGTAATGAGCCACTTATTTGCAACCACCGATTTAGAGTCGAGCTACCGTGTTAATTTAAACATGATTGGTGAGGATGGACGTCCTCAAGTTAAATCGATTCGTCGTATCTTGCTTGAATGGATTGAGATCCGTAAAAAAACGGTAACTCGCCGTTTAGAATATCATTTAAACCGAATTGAGAAACGCCTGCATATTTTGGCAGGTCTTTTAATTGCTTATCTTGATATTGATACAGTGATTCGTATTATCCGTGAAGAAGATCAGCCTAAACCTGTATTGATGGAACATTTCAATATTGATGAGATACAGGCAGAAGCAATTTTAGAACTTAAGTTACGTCATTTGGCAAAACTTGAAGAGATGGAAATCCGTCATGAACAAGATGAGCTTGCTGCAAAAGCTGCCATTATTCGTGAGCAATTAGAAAATCCAGAATCTTTAAAAAATCTGATTATTGGTGAATTAAAAGAAGACGCGAAAAAGTTTGGTGACGAACGCCGTTCTCCAATCGTGGTGCGTGCTGAAGCTGTTCAGATTAAAGAACAGGATTTAATGCCAGCTGAAGCAGTAACGGTGGTTTTATCTGAAGCGGGATGGATTCGTGCTGCAAAAGGTGCGGATGTTGATGCAGAGAATTTAAACTATCGTGCGGGTGACCAATATTTAAGCCACGCTGTGGGTAAAACCAATCAACGGATCTATTTCCTTGATGAGACAGGGCGTAGTTATGCCTTGCCTATTAGTAGTTTGCCATCAGCAAGAGGTTTGGGTGAACCATTAAGTTCTAAACTTGCTCCTGCAAGTGGTGTGTCGTTTATTCAGGTTTATCTAGAAGATGAAGAGTCTGAACTTATCGCTGCGAGTACCTCTGGTTATGGGTTTAAAACTCAAACCAAACAGCTAGATACCAATGCCAAGGCAGGTAAGACATTCTTGTCTGTTCCTGAAAAATCAAAAGCTTTACCATTAATATCTGCTCAAAATATGACGCACTTAGCGGTGCTCAGCTCAGCAGGTCGACTCTTGATTATTGATTTGGCAGAACTACCAAATCTAAATAAGGGCAAAGGTAATAAGTTGATACAACTTGATGCGAAAGAGCAAATTTTATCCATGACAACCCTGAACTTAGATGAAATAATTCAGGTGGTTGCAGGTCAGCAACATCTAAAATTAAAAGGTGATGATCTACAAAAATATATGGGTAAACGAGCTTCGAAAGGTCAGCTCTTACCACGTGGATATCAAAAAGCAAATAAACTGTTGATTCAGAGATAA
- a CDS encoding YchJ family protein: MTQHTCPCGKGSYAECCEPLHLGTAKALTAEQLMRSRYSAFALQQIDYIVQTTALGQQTALDKAAIADWSKQNQWLGLDVVNAKEKLDKTHAQVEFKAHYHDGQKAQVHHEVSHFVYHQQQWFFLDPTVDMHVTMKQPCICGSGKKFKQCCAQFL; the protein is encoded by the coding sequence ATGACGCAACACACTTGTCCATGTGGAAAAGGCAGCTATGCAGAATGTTGTGAGCCTTTACATTTAGGCACAGCAAAAGCCCTGACAGCAGAGCAACTTATGCGTTCGCGTTATAGTGCTTTTGCATTACAGCAAATTGATTATATTGTTCAAACAACCGCTTTAGGTCAGCAAACTGCACTTGATAAAGCTGCCATTGCAGACTGGAGTAAACAAAATCAATGGTTGGGTTTAGATGTCGTTAACGCCAAAGAAAAACTCGATAAAACCCATGCACAGGTTGAATTCAAGGCACATTATCATGATGGACAAAAAGCTCAGGTTCACCATGAGGTTTCACATTTTGTATATCATCAACAACAATGGTTTTTTCTTGATCCAACGGTCGATATGCATGTCACCATGAAACAGCCTTGTATATGTGGCTCTGGAAAAAAATTTAAACAATGCTGTGCACAATTCCTATAA
- a CDS encoding MAPEG family protein, whose product MQGISGIIYIILVACLLPYAFTVIAKFTGGFQPVDNQNPRAFFAKTTGLAARANAVQQNSFESLPLFLTAILMAEYMVVPEYFILRLGWAYIILRVIYGICYLSNWATLRSIVWFLSILCPIFLLVVTIKLT is encoded by the coding sequence ATGCAGGGCATCAGCGGCATTATCTATATTATTTTAGTGGCATGTTTGCTGCCATACGCATTTACCGTAATTGCAAAGTTTACAGGTGGTTTTCAGCCTGTTGATAATCAAAACCCAAGAGCTTTTTTTGCCAAAACAACTGGTTTGGCTGCTCGTGCAAATGCCGTACAACAAAATAGTTTTGAAAGCTTACCTTTATTCTTAACGGCTATTTTAATGGCTGAATATATGGTCGTTCCAGAATATTTTATTCTGAGATTAGGTTGGGCATATATTATTTTAAGAGTTATTTATGGGATCTGTTATTTAAGTAACTGGGCAACTTTACGTTCGATTGTCTGGTTCTTATCTATATTGTGCCCAATCTTCTTATTAGTGGTCACGATTAAACTGACTTGA
- the ppa gene encoding inorganic diphosphatase, which translates to MSYSNIPAGKDAPNDIYVIIEIPANAAPIKYEIDKDSDALFVDRFMGTAMFYPANYGYVPNTLSEDGDPLDVLVVTPHPVAAGSVIRCRPVGKLKMEDDGGIDAKLIAVPHEKLSPLYKDVKEYTDLPPLLISQIEHFFSHYKDLEPGKWVKISGWEGADVAKAEVLKAIEAAK; encoded by the coding sequence ATGAGTTACAGCAATATCCCAGCAGGTAAAGATGCCCCAAATGACATCTATGTCATCATTGAAATTCCTGCAAATGCAGCACCAATTAAATATGAAATCGACAAAGATTCTGATGCATTGTTTGTAGACCGTTTCATGGGCACAGCAATGTTCTATCCAGCGAACTATGGTTATGTTCCAAATACTTTGTCTGAAGATGGTGACCCGTTAGACGTACTTGTTGTAACTCCACATCCTGTTGCTGCTGGTTCAGTCATTCGTTGCCGTCCAGTGGGCAAATTAAAAATGGAAGATGATGGTGGTATCGATGCGAAATTAATCGCTGTTCCACACGAGAAATTGTCTCCATTGTATAAAGACGTTAAGGAATATACAGATCTTCCTCCGTTATTAATTAGCCAAATTGAGCATTTCTTCAGTCACTATAAAGATTTAGAACCAGGTAAATGGGTAAAAATCAGTGGTTGGGAAGGTGCTGACGTTGCTAAAGCTGAAGTATTAAAAGCAATTGAAGCTGCTAAATAA
- a CDS encoding trimeric intracellular cation channel family protein: MLLTVIYIIAITAEAMTGALSAGRRSMDWFGVVLIACVTALGGGSVRDVLLGHYPLTWVKHPEYLVLTCCAAFVTIIIAKWMRHLHNIFLVLDALGLIGFTIIGCQIALQMGHGFVVSAVAGVLTGVSGGILRDILCNDVPFVFRRELYASISFVAVICYWVCQDLGLSLELTVISTLIFGFTLRLIAIYFGLEMPKFIYKDDDAESASSTDEH, encoded by the coding sequence ATGTTACTCACCGTTATTTATATTATTGCGATTACTGCCGAAGCCATGACAGGCGCACTGTCTGCTGGGCGACGGAGTATGGACTGGTTCGGTGTCGTACTGATTGCCTGTGTGACTGCTTTAGGGGGTGGGTCTGTACGCGATGTATTACTTGGTCACTATCCTTTAACTTGGGTAAAACATCCTGAATATCTTGTTCTGACTTGTTGTGCTGCTTTTGTCACAATTATTATTGCAAAATGGATGCGTCACTTACATAACATCTTTTTGGTGCTCGATGCTTTAGGTTTAATCGGGTTTACCATCATTGGTTGCCAAATTGCATTGCAAATGGGACACGGTTTTGTCGTATCAGCTGTAGCTGGTGTATTGACCGGAGTTTCTGGCGGTATTTTACGTGACATTTTATGTAACGATGTCCCATTTGTTTTCCGCCGCGAACTTTATGCGAGTATTTCTTTTGTGGCGGTCATCTGTTACTGGGTATGTCAGGATTTAGGGTTAAGTTTAGAGTTAACCGTCATTTCAACCTTAATTTTCGGTTTTACCCTGCGCCTAATTGCCATCTATTTTGGTTTAGAAATGCCTAAATTTATTTATAAAGATGATGATGCAGAATCGGCTTCTTCAACCGACGAACATTAA